The proteins below are encoded in one region of Candidatus Sulfotelmatobacter sp.:
- a CDS encoding DUF4159 domain-containing protein — protein sequence MNADLVRDRPRTSHPGGARHPGGRAVLLALFVSLFAPTPGPLLDPLGPAAARADATPAGANAFGVARLKYGGGGDWYEDRTSLPNLMRALKERTTIPVAGDREAVVEPGSANLFQYPFVFACGHGNMKFTPDEVENVRKWLLSGGFLWVDDDFGIDPSFRREMKRVFPDNPIVELPFDHPIFHGLYDFPGGLPKIHEHDGGPARGFGIVANGRLVVFYTFDTDIGDGLEDEEVHHDPPEKHEASIRTGINIVQYAMTH from the coding sequence ATGAACGCGGACCTGGTTCGCGATCGGCCGCGAACGTCGCACCCGGGTGGAGCGCGCCACCCCGGCGGCCGGGCGGTGCTCCTCGCGTTGTTCGTTTCCCTGTTCGCCCCCACCCCGGGCCCGCTCCTCGACCCCCTCGGGCCTGCCGCGGCCCGAGCCGACGCCACTCCCGCCGGCGCCAACGCCTTCGGCGTCGCCCGCCTCAAGTACGGCGGGGGTGGCGACTGGTACGAGGACCGCACTTCGCTCCCAAACCTGATGCGCGCCCTCAAGGAACGCACCACCATCCCGGTGGCGGGCGATCGAGAGGCGGTGGTCGAGCCGGGTTCCGCGAACCTCTTCCAGTACCCGTTCGTGTTCGCCTGCGGGCACGGCAACATGAAGTTCACGCCCGACGAGGTCGAAAACGTGAGGAAGTGGCTGCTGTCGGGGGGCTTCCTGTGGGTGGACGACGACTTCGGGATCGACCCGTCGTTCCGGCGCGAGATGAAACGTGTGTTTCCGGACAATCCGATCGTCGAACTCCCCTTCGACCATCCCATTTTTCACGGGCTTTACGACTTTCCCGGCGGATTGCCCAAGATACACGAGCACGACGGCGGCCCGGCGCGAGGCTTCGGGATTGTCGCGAACGGAAGGCTGGTCGTATTCTATACGTTCGACACCGACATTGGAGATGGCCTGGAGGACGAGGAAGTCCATCACGATCCGCCGGAGAAGCACGAAGCGTCGATCCGCACGGGCATCAACATCGTCCAGTACGCGATGACGCACTGA